In one Tachysurus fulvidraco isolate hzauxx_2018 chromosome 16, HZAU_PFXX_2.0, whole genome shotgun sequence genomic region, the following are encoded:
- the LOC113656727 gene encoding uncharacterized protein LOC113656727 isoform X2 — protein MAEGKKKFLMDHREEIIQKIRNPIHLADALLGKRHIHNEMYKNIKKITTEQNQTREIFGYLNSTVQYDGFYDWLMENESDMFEELGKRAKLKNVDETDNKITKRPDLKMISTFPKLEHWVSDPNINQKLLCGLERKLTGGSMEVLKKELKEQEPKNSLCFNADNIDEIRKNKELDTFLNTTKDAKFPKITLKMFFKKCRKAQSSTDHKKNVDKIDVQDIHTDEIEEQSQRSDLSRHKDVSPSEHQNELFTKNETLLEDGPGRTDMQDAHIRETDEEPQRSCGPNGSRYDDGFLKKNEPFTKKETPIEDGLGGTDMRDTHIRETDEEPQRSYGPNLRQNESERCGNMIMQQNVQKQMEVDPEHFYSKQLPESNIGSVEDYTQISSTENLAKYTDTTTLTTNKNIEDQLKATQRREKSKYLKKKKKEEKDNLLHDWALKQCDGSKEELRKIFDQISIINMVEHSDKPCFIAENVMVYKDSTPESQIIFIANDNTSTSTKTLVHYQMFVCNIKKAIILGPKKPTEHQIEYDETKVPIDKCTRFVFEAFAPILAMFKMIQKEENLYFLV, from the exons AtggcagaaggaaaaaaaaagtttctgatGGACCacagagaagaaataatacaaaagaTACGGAATCCCATTCACCTGGCTGATGCTCTGCTAGGGAAAAGACATATTCAcaatgaaatgtataaaaatataaaaaaaattacaaccgAGCAAAATCAAACCCGTGAAATTTTTGGCTATCTCAATAGCACAGTTCAATATGATGGCTTCTATGATTGGCTGATGGAGAATGAATCAGACATGTTTGAAGAACTGG GAAAACGTGCAAAACTCAAGAATGTGGATGAAACGgataataaaattacaaaacgTCCTG ATCTCAAGATGATATCCACCTTCCCCAAACTGGAACACTGGGTCTCTGACCCCAACATCAACCAAAAGCTGCTGTGTGGACTAGAGAGAAAGCTTACTGGTGGGAGCATGGAAGttttgaaaaaagaattaaaagaacAAGAACCCAAAAATTCTTTATGCTTTAATGCTGACAATATTGATGAAATACGGAAAAATAAGGAACTTGACACATTTCTCAATACAACAAAGGATGCAAAATTCCCTAAAATCacacttaaaatgttttttaagaaaTGTAGAAAAGCTCAAAGCTCGACTGATCACAAAAAGAATGTGGACAAAATTGATGTTCAGGATATTCATACTGATGAGATTGAAGAGCAATCTCAAAGATCAGATTTGTCAAGGCATAAAGATGTTTCTCCTTCTGAGCACCAAAATGAGCTATTCACCAAAAACGAAACGTTACTAGAAGATGGACCTGGAAGAACAGACATGCAGGATGCACACATTAGAGAGACAGATGAGGAACCTCAAAGATCATGTGGACCAAATGGCTCAAGGTATGATGATggctttctgaaaaaaaatgaaccatTCACCAAAAAAGAGACTCCAATAGAAGATGGACTTGGAGGAACAGACATGCGGGATACACACATTAGAGAGACAGATGAGGAACCTCAAAGATCATATGGACCAAATCTGAGGCAAAATGAGTCAGAAAGATGTGGAAACATGATCATGCagcaaaatgtgcaaaaacaaaTGGAGGTTGACCCTGAGCATTTTTATTCAAAGCAGCTGCCGGAGAGCAACATAGGCTCAGTTGAAGATTATACACAAATTAGTAGTACAGAGAACTTAGCAAAATATacagacacaaccacactaactacaaacaaaaatattgaaGATCAGCTTAAAGCGACACAAAGGAGGGAAAAGTCAAAATacctgaaaaaaaagaagaaagaagagaaggatAATCTGCTTCATGACTGGGCACTGAAACAATGTGATGGCTCTAAGGAAGAGTTAAGGAAAATATTTGACCAGATTTCAATCATAAACATGGTAGAACACAGTGATAAACCATGTTTTATTGCTGAAAATGTCATGGTGTATAAGGACTCAACTCCTGAGAGCCAAATTATCTTTATTGCCAATGATAATACTTCCACCAGCACTAAGACCTTGGTCCATTATCAAATGTTTGTGTGCAATATTAAGAAAGCAATAATCTTAGGTCCTAAAAAACCTACTGAACATCAGATTGAATATGATGAGACCAAAGTGCCTATAGATAAGTGTACAAGATTTGTATTTGAAGCATTTGCTCCCATTCTTGCAATGTTCAAAATGATTCAGAAGGAAGAGAATTTGTACTTTCTCGTCTGA
- the LOC113656727 gene encoding uncharacterized protein LOC113656727 isoform X1, with protein MAEGKKKFLMDHREEIIQKIRNPIHLADALLGKRHIHNEMYKNIKKITTEQNQTREIFGYLNSTVQYDGFYDWLMENESDMFEELENRDPEGPQRKRAKLKNVDETDNKITKRPDLKMISTFPKLEHWVSDPNINQKLLCGLERKLTGGSMEVLKKELKEQEPKNSLCFNADNIDEIRKNKELDTFLNTTKDAKFPKITLKMFFKKCRKAQSSTDHKKNVDKIDVQDIHTDEIEEQSQRSDLSRHKDVSPSEHQNELFTKNETLLEDGPGRTDMQDAHIRETDEEPQRSCGPNGSRYDDGFLKKNEPFTKKETPIEDGLGGTDMRDTHIRETDEEPQRSYGPNLRQNESERCGNMIMQQNVQKQMEVDPEHFYSKQLPESNIGSVEDYTQISSTENLAKYTDTTTLTTNKNIEDQLKATQRREKSKYLKKKKKEEKDNLLHDWALKQCDGSKEELRKIFDQISIINMVEHSDKPCFIAENVMVYKDSTPESQIIFIANDNTSTSTKTLVHYQMFVCNIKKAIILGPKKPTEHQIEYDETKVPIDKCTRFVFEAFAPILAMFKMIQKEENLYFLV; from the exons AtggcagaaggaaaaaaaaagtttctgatGGACCacagagaagaaataatacaaaagaTACGGAATCCCATTCACCTGGCTGATGCTCTGCTAGGGAAAAGACATATTCAcaatgaaatgtataaaaatataaaaaaaattacaaccgAGCAAAATCAAACCCGTGAAATTTTTGGCTATCTCAATAGCACAGTTCAATATGATGGCTTCTATGATTGGCTGATGGAGAATGAATCAGACATGTTTGAAGAACTGG AAAACAGGGACCCCGAGGGGCCACAGA GAAAACGTGCAAAACTCAAGAATGTGGATGAAACGgataataaaattacaaaacgTCCTG ATCTCAAGATGATATCCACCTTCCCCAAACTGGAACACTGGGTCTCTGACCCCAACATCAACCAAAAGCTGCTGTGTGGACTAGAGAGAAAGCTTACTGGTGGGAGCATGGAAGttttgaaaaaagaattaaaagaacAAGAACCCAAAAATTCTTTATGCTTTAATGCTGACAATATTGATGAAATACGGAAAAATAAGGAACTTGACACATTTCTCAATACAACAAAGGATGCAAAATTCCCTAAAATCacacttaaaatgttttttaagaaaTGTAGAAAAGCTCAAAGCTCGACTGATCACAAAAAGAATGTGGACAAAATTGATGTTCAGGATATTCATACTGATGAGATTGAAGAGCAATCTCAAAGATCAGATTTGTCAAGGCATAAAGATGTTTCTCCTTCTGAGCACCAAAATGAGCTATTCACCAAAAACGAAACGTTACTAGAAGATGGACCTGGAAGAACAGACATGCAGGATGCACACATTAGAGAGACAGATGAGGAACCTCAAAGATCATGTGGACCAAATGGCTCAAGGTATGATGATggctttctgaaaaaaaatgaaccatTCACCAAAAAAGAGACTCCAATAGAAGATGGACTTGGAGGAACAGACATGCGGGATACACACATTAGAGAGACAGATGAGGAACCTCAAAGATCATATGGACCAAATCTGAGGCAAAATGAGTCAGAAAGATGTGGAAACATGATCATGCagcaaaatgtgcaaaaacaaaTGGAGGTTGACCCTGAGCATTTTTATTCAAAGCAGCTGCCGGAGAGCAACATAGGCTCAGTTGAAGATTATACACAAATTAGTAGTACAGAGAACTTAGCAAAATATacagacacaaccacactaactacaaacaaaaatattgaaGATCAGCTTAAAGCGACACAAAGGAGGGAAAAGTCAAAATacctgaaaaaaaagaagaaagaagagaaggatAATCTGCTTCATGACTGGGCACTGAAACAATGTGATGGCTCTAAGGAAGAGTTAAGGAAAATATTTGACCAGATTTCAATCATAAACATGGTAGAACACAGTGATAAACCATGTTTTATTGCTGAAAATGTCATGGTGTATAAGGACTCAACTCCTGAGAGCCAAATTATCTTTATTGCCAATGATAATACTTCCACCAGCACTAAGACCTTGGTCCATTATCAAATGTTTGTGTGCAATATTAAGAAAGCAATAATCTTAGGTCCTAAAAAACCTACTGAACATCAGATTGAATATGATGAGACCAAAGTGCCTATAGATAAGTGTACAAGATTTGTATTTGAAGCATTTGCTCCCATTCTTGCAATGTTCAAAATGATTCAGAAGGAAGAGAATTTGTACTTTCTCGTCTGA